The following are encoded together in the Bos taurus isolate L1 Dominette 01449 registration number 42190680 breed Hereford chromosome 17, ARS-UCD2.0, whole genome shotgun sequence genome:
- the TLR2 gene encoding toll-like receptor 2 isoform X1, whose protein sequence is MQEAKSNHWTMPRALWTAWVWAVIILSTEGASDQASSLSCDPTGVCDGHSRSLNSIPSGLTAGVKSLDLSNNEITYVGNRDLQRCVNLKTLRLGANEIHTVEEDSFFHLRNLEYLDLSYNRLSNLSSSWFRSLYVLKFLNLLGNLYKTLGETSLFSHLPNLRTLKVGNSNSFTEIHEKDFTGLTFLEELEISAQNLQIYVPKSLKSIQNISHLILHLKQPILLVDILVDIVSSLDCFELRDTNLHTFHFSEASISEMSTSVKKLIFRNVQFTDESFVEVVKLFNYVSGILEVEFDDCTHDGIGDFRALSLDRIRHLGNVETLTIRKLHIPQFFLFHDLSSIYPLTGRVKRVTIENSKVFLVPCLLSQHLKSLEYLDLSENLMSEETLKNSACKDAWPFLQTLVLRQNRLKSLEKTGELLLTLENLNNLDISKNNFLSMPETCQWPGKMKQLNLSSTRIHSLTQCLPQTLEILDVSNNNLDSFSLILPQLKELYISRNKLKTLPDASFLPVLSVMRISRNIINTFSKEQLDSFQQLKTLEAGGNNFICSCDFLSFTQGQQALGRVLVDWPDDYRCDSPSHVRGQRVQDARLSLSECHRAAVVSAACCALFLLLLLTGVLCHRFHGLWYMKMMWAWLQAKRKPRKAPRRDICYDAFVSYSERDSYWVENLMVQELEHFNPPFKLCLHKRDFIPGKWIIDNIIDSIEKSHKTIFVLSENFVKSEWCKYELDFSHFRLFDENNDAAILILLEPIDKKAIPQRFCKLRKIMNTKTYLEWPVDETQQEGFWLNLRAAIRS, encoded by the coding sequence GTCAAATCACTGGACAATGCCACGTGCTTTGTGGACAGCATGGGTCTGGGCTGTCATCATCCTGTCCACGGAAGGAGCCTCTGACCAGGCTTCTTCTCTGTCTTGTGACCCAACTGGTGTCTGCGATGGCCATTCCAGATCTTTAAACTCCATCCCCTCTGGTCTCACGGCAGGTGTGAAAAGCCTTGACCTGTCCAACAATGAGATCACCTATGTCGGCAACAGAGACCTGCAGAGGTGTGTGAACCtgaagactctgaggctgggggcCAATGAAATTCACACAGTGGAGGAAGATTCTTTTTTTCACCTGAGGAATCTTGAATATTTGGACTTATCCTATAATCGCTTATCTAACTTATCATCCTCCTGGTTCAGGTCCCTTtatgtcttgaaattcttaaacTTACTGGGAAATTTATACAAAACACTTGGGGAAACATCTCTTTTTTCTCATCTCCCAAATCTGCGGACCCTAAAAGTAGGAAATAGTAACAGCTTCACTGAGATTCATGAAAAGGATTTCACTGGACTGACTTTTCTTGAGGAGCTTGAGATCAGTGCTCAAAATCTGCAGATATATGTGCCAAAGAGTTTAAAGTCAATCCAGAACATTAGCCATCTGATTCTACATCTGAAGCAGCCTATTTTACTCGTGGACATTCTTGTAGATATTGTAAGTTCCTTAGATTGTTTTGAACTGAGAGATACTAATTTGCACACTTTCCATTTTTCAGAAGCATCCATCAGTGAAATGAGTACATCGGTTAAAAAGCTTATATTTAGAAATGTGCAATTCACCGATGAAAGTTTTGTTGAAGTTGTCAAACTGTTTAACTATGTTTCTGGGATCTTAGAAGTAGAGTTTGATGACTGTACCCATGATGGAATTGGCGATTTTAGAGCACTGAGTTTGGACAGAATTAGACACCTAGGTAATGTGGAGACGTTAACAATACGGAAGTTGCATATTCCacagtttttcttatttcatgaTCTGAGTAGTATATATCCACTCACAGGCAGAGTTAAAAGAGTCACAATAGAAAACAGTAAGGTTTTTCTGGTTCCTTGTTTACTTTCACAACATTTAAAATCATTAGAATATTTGGATCTCAGTGAAAACTTAATGTCTGAAGAAACCTTGAAAAACTCAGCCTGTAAGGATGCCTGGCCCTTCCTTCAAACCTTGGTTTTAAGGCAGAATCGTTTGAAATCACTAGAAAAAACGGGAGAACTTTTGCTTACTCTGGAAAATCTGAATAACCTTGATATCAGTaagaataattttctttcaatGCCTGAAACTTGTCAGTGGCCAGGAAAAATGAAACAGCTGAACTTATCCAGCACAAGGATACACAGTTTAACCCAGTGCCTTCCCCAGACCCTGGAAATTTTAGATGTTAGCAATAACAATCTCGattcattttctttgattttgccACAACTCAAAGAACTTTATATTTCCAGAAATAAGTTGAAGACTCTACCAGATGCCTCCTTCTTACCCGTGTTATCAGTTATGAGAATTAGcagaaatataataaatactttCTCAAAGGAACAACTTGATTCTTTTCAGCAACTGAAGACGTTGGAGGCCGGTGGCAACAACTTCATTTGCTCCTGTGACTTCCTGTCCTTCACACAGGGACAGCAGGCACTGGGCCGTGTCCTGGTCGACTGGCCCGATGACTACCGCTGTGACTCTCCCTCCCATGTGCGGGGCCAGCGGGTGCAGGACGCCCGGCTCTCCCTTTCTGAATGCCACAGGGCGGCCGTGGTGTCCGCAGCGTGCTGTGCCCTCTTCCTGTTGCTCCTGCTCACGGGGGTGCTGTGTCACCGTTTCCACGGACTGTGGTACATGAAGATGATGTGGGCGTGGCTGCAGGCCAAGAGGAAGCCCAGGAAGGCTCCCCGCAGGGACATCTGCTACGACGCCTTCGTGTCCTACAGCGAGCGGGATTCCTACTGGGTGGAGAACCTCATGGTCCAGGAGCTGGAGCACTTCAACCCTCCCTTTAAGCTGTGTCTTCATAAGCGAGACTTCATTCCTGGCAAGTGGATTATCGACAACATCATTGACTCCATTGAAAAGAGCCACAAAACCATCTTTGTGCTTTCGGAGAACTTTGTGAAGAGCGAGTGGTGCAAGTATGAGCTGGACTTCTCCCATTTCCGTCTCTTTGATGAGAACAATGATGCTGCCATTCTGATTCTGCTGGAGCCCATTGACAAGAAGGCCATTCCCCAGCGCTTCTGTAAGCTGCGGAAGATCATGAACACCAAGACCTACCTGGAGTGGCCCGTGGATGAGACTCAGCAGGAAGGGTTTTGGTTAAATTTGAGAGCTGCAATAAGGTCCTAG
- the TLR2 gene encoding toll-like receptor 2 isoform X2 — MPRALWTAWVWAVIILSTEGASDQASSLSCDPTGVCDGHSRSLNSIPSGLTAGVKSLDLSNNEITYVGNRDLQRCVNLKTLRLGANEIHTVEEDSFFHLRNLEYLDLSYNRLSNLSSSWFRSLYVLKFLNLLGNLYKTLGETSLFSHLPNLRTLKVGNSNSFTEIHEKDFTGLTFLEELEISAQNLQIYVPKSLKSIQNISHLILHLKQPILLVDILVDIVSSLDCFELRDTNLHTFHFSEASISEMSTSVKKLIFRNVQFTDESFVEVVKLFNYVSGILEVEFDDCTHDGIGDFRALSLDRIRHLGNVETLTIRKLHIPQFFLFHDLSSIYPLTGRVKRVTIENSKVFLVPCLLSQHLKSLEYLDLSENLMSEETLKNSACKDAWPFLQTLVLRQNRLKSLEKTGELLLTLENLNNLDISKNNFLSMPETCQWPGKMKQLNLSSTRIHSLTQCLPQTLEILDVSNNNLDSFSLILPQLKELYISRNKLKTLPDASFLPVLSVMRISRNIINTFSKEQLDSFQQLKTLEAGGNNFICSCDFLSFTQGQQALGRVLVDWPDDYRCDSPSHVRGQRVQDARLSLSECHRAAVVSAACCALFLLLLLTGVLCHRFHGLWYMKMMWAWLQAKRKPRKAPRRDICYDAFVSYSERDSYWVENLMVQELEHFNPPFKLCLHKRDFIPGKWIIDNIIDSIEKSHKTIFVLSENFVKSEWCKYELDFSHFRLFDENNDAAILILLEPIDKKAIPQRFCKLRKIMNTKTYLEWPVDETQQEGFWLNLRAAIRS; from the coding sequence ATGCCACGTGCTTTGTGGACAGCATGGGTCTGGGCTGTCATCATCCTGTCCACGGAAGGAGCCTCTGACCAGGCTTCTTCTCTGTCTTGTGACCCAACTGGTGTCTGCGATGGCCATTCCAGATCTTTAAACTCCATCCCCTCTGGTCTCACGGCAGGTGTGAAAAGCCTTGACCTGTCCAACAATGAGATCACCTATGTCGGCAACAGAGACCTGCAGAGGTGTGTGAACCtgaagactctgaggctgggggcCAATGAAATTCACACAGTGGAGGAAGATTCTTTTTTTCACCTGAGGAATCTTGAATATTTGGACTTATCCTATAATCGCTTATCTAACTTATCATCCTCCTGGTTCAGGTCCCTTtatgtcttgaaattcttaaacTTACTGGGAAATTTATACAAAACACTTGGGGAAACATCTCTTTTTTCTCATCTCCCAAATCTGCGGACCCTAAAAGTAGGAAATAGTAACAGCTTCACTGAGATTCATGAAAAGGATTTCACTGGACTGACTTTTCTTGAGGAGCTTGAGATCAGTGCTCAAAATCTGCAGATATATGTGCCAAAGAGTTTAAAGTCAATCCAGAACATTAGCCATCTGATTCTACATCTGAAGCAGCCTATTTTACTCGTGGACATTCTTGTAGATATTGTAAGTTCCTTAGATTGTTTTGAACTGAGAGATACTAATTTGCACACTTTCCATTTTTCAGAAGCATCCATCAGTGAAATGAGTACATCGGTTAAAAAGCTTATATTTAGAAATGTGCAATTCACCGATGAAAGTTTTGTTGAAGTTGTCAAACTGTTTAACTATGTTTCTGGGATCTTAGAAGTAGAGTTTGATGACTGTACCCATGATGGAATTGGCGATTTTAGAGCACTGAGTTTGGACAGAATTAGACACCTAGGTAATGTGGAGACGTTAACAATACGGAAGTTGCATATTCCacagtttttcttatttcatgaTCTGAGTAGTATATATCCACTCACAGGCAGAGTTAAAAGAGTCACAATAGAAAACAGTAAGGTTTTTCTGGTTCCTTGTTTACTTTCACAACATTTAAAATCATTAGAATATTTGGATCTCAGTGAAAACTTAATGTCTGAAGAAACCTTGAAAAACTCAGCCTGTAAGGATGCCTGGCCCTTCCTTCAAACCTTGGTTTTAAGGCAGAATCGTTTGAAATCACTAGAAAAAACGGGAGAACTTTTGCTTACTCTGGAAAATCTGAATAACCTTGATATCAGTaagaataattttctttcaatGCCTGAAACTTGTCAGTGGCCAGGAAAAATGAAACAGCTGAACTTATCCAGCACAAGGATACACAGTTTAACCCAGTGCCTTCCCCAGACCCTGGAAATTTTAGATGTTAGCAATAACAATCTCGattcattttctttgattttgccACAACTCAAAGAACTTTATATTTCCAGAAATAAGTTGAAGACTCTACCAGATGCCTCCTTCTTACCCGTGTTATCAGTTATGAGAATTAGcagaaatataataaatactttCTCAAAGGAACAACTTGATTCTTTTCAGCAACTGAAGACGTTGGAGGCCGGTGGCAACAACTTCATTTGCTCCTGTGACTTCCTGTCCTTCACACAGGGACAGCAGGCACTGGGCCGTGTCCTGGTCGACTGGCCCGATGACTACCGCTGTGACTCTCCCTCCCATGTGCGGGGCCAGCGGGTGCAGGACGCCCGGCTCTCCCTTTCTGAATGCCACAGGGCGGCCGTGGTGTCCGCAGCGTGCTGTGCCCTCTTCCTGTTGCTCCTGCTCACGGGGGTGCTGTGTCACCGTTTCCACGGACTGTGGTACATGAAGATGATGTGGGCGTGGCTGCAGGCCAAGAGGAAGCCCAGGAAGGCTCCCCGCAGGGACATCTGCTACGACGCCTTCGTGTCCTACAGCGAGCGGGATTCCTACTGGGTGGAGAACCTCATGGTCCAGGAGCTGGAGCACTTCAACCCTCCCTTTAAGCTGTGTCTTCATAAGCGAGACTTCATTCCTGGCAAGTGGATTATCGACAACATCATTGACTCCATTGAAAAGAGCCACAAAACCATCTTTGTGCTTTCGGAGAACTTTGTGAAGAGCGAGTGGTGCAAGTATGAGCTGGACTTCTCCCATTTCCGTCTCTTTGATGAGAACAATGATGCTGCCATTCTGATTCTGCTGGAGCCCATTGACAAGAAGGCCATTCCCCAGCGCTTCTGTAAGCTGCGGAAGATCATGAACACCAAGACCTACCTGGAGTGGCCCGTGGATGAGACTCAGCAGGAAGGGTTTTGGTTAAATTTGAGAGCTGCAATAAGGTCCTAG
- the TLR2 gene encoding toll-like receptor 2 precursor (The RefSeq protein has 1 substitution compared to this genomic sequence) — protein MPRALWTAWVWAVIILSTEGASDQASSLSCDPTGVCDGHSRSLNSIPSGLTAGVKSLDLSNNDITYVGNRDLQRCVNLKTLRLGANEIHTVEEDSFFHLRNLEYLDLSYNRLSNLSSSWFRSLYVLKFLNLLGNLYKTLGETSLFSHLPNLRTLKVGNSNSFTEIHEKDFTGLTFLEELEISAQNLQIYVPKSLKSIQNISHLILHLKQPILLVDILVDIVSSLDCFELRDTNLHTFHFSEASISEMSTSVKKLIFRNVQFTDESFVEVVKLFNYVSGILEVEFDDCTHDGIGDFRALSLDRIRHLGNVETLTIRKLHIPQFFLFHDLSSIYPLTGRVKRVTIENSKVFLVPCLLSQHLKSLEYLDLSENLMSEETLKNSACKDAWPFLQTLVLRQNRLKSLEKTGELLLTLENLNNLDISKNNFLSMPETCQWPGKMKQLNLSSTRIHSLTQCLPQTLEILDVSNNNLDSFSLILPQLKELYISRNKLKTLPDASFLPVLSVMRISRNIINTFSKEQLDSFQQLKTLEAGGNNFICSCDFLSFTQGQQALGRVLVDWPDDYRCDSPSHVRGQRVQDARLSLSECHRAAVVSAACCALFLLLLLTGVLCHRFHGLWYMKMMWAWLQAKRKPRKAPRRDICYDAFVSYSERDSYWVENLMVQELEHFNPPFKLCLHKRDFIPGKWIIDNIIDSIEKSHKTIFVLSENFVKSEWCKYELDFSHFRLFDENNDAAILILLEPIDKKAIPQRFCKLRKIMNTKTYLEWPVDETQQEGFWLNLRAAIRS, from the coding sequence ATGCCACGTGCTTTGTGGACAGCATGGGTCTGGGCTGTCATCATCCTGTCCACGGAAGGAGCCTCTGACCAGGCTTCTTCTCTGTCTTGTGACCCAACTGGTGTCTGCGATGGCCATTCCAGATCTTTAAACTCCATCCCCTCTGGTCTCACGGCAGGTGTGAAAAGCCTTGACCTGTCCAACAATGAGATCACCTATGTCGGCAACAGAGACCTGCAGAGGTGTGTGAACCtgaagactctgaggctgggggcCAATGAAATTCACACAGTGGAGGAAGATTCTTTTTTTCACCTGAGGAATCTTGAATATTTGGACTTATCCTATAATCGCTTATCTAACTTATCATCCTCCTGGTTCAGGTCCCTTtatgtcttgaaattcttaaacTTACTGGGAAATTTATACAAAACACTTGGGGAAACATCTCTTTTTTCTCATCTCCCAAATCTGCGGACCCTAAAAGTAGGAAATAGTAACAGCTTCACTGAGATTCATGAAAAGGATTTCACTGGACTGACTTTTCTTGAGGAGCTTGAGATCAGTGCTCAAAATCTGCAGATATATGTGCCAAAGAGTTTAAAGTCAATCCAGAACATTAGCCATCTGATTCTACATCTGAAGCAGCCTATTTTACTCGTGGACATTCTTGTAGATATTGTAAGTTCCTTAGATTGTTTTGAACTGAGAGATACTAATTTGCACACTTTCCATTTTTCAGAAGCATCCATCAGTGAAATGAGTACATCGGTTAAAAAGCTTATATTTAGAAATGTGCAATTCACCGATGAAAGTTTTGTTGAAGTTGTCAAACTGTTTAACTATGTTTCTGGGATCTTAGAAGTAGAGTTTGATGACTGTACCCATGATGGAATTGGCGATTTTAGAGCACTGAGTTTGGACAGAATTAGACACCTAGGTAATGTGGAGACGTTAACAATACGGAAGTTGCATATTCCacagtttttcttatttcatgaTCTGAGTAGTATATATCCACTCACAGGCAGAGTTAAAAGAGTCACAATAGAAAACAGTAAGGTTTTTCTGGTTCCTTGTTTACTTTCACAACATTTAAAATCATTAGAATATTTGGATCTCAGTGAAAACTTAATGTCTGAAGAAACCTTGAAAAACTCAGCCTGTAAGGATGCCTGGCCCTTCCTTCAAACCTTGGTTTTAAGGCAGAATCGTTTGAAATCACTAGAAAAAACGGGAGAACTTTTGCTTACTCTGGAAAATCTGAATAACCTTGATATCAGTaagaataattttctttcaatGCCTGAAACTTGTCAGTGGCCAGGAAAAATGAAACAGCTGAACTTATCCAGCACAAGGATACACAGTTTAACCCAGTGCCTTCCCCAGACCCTGGAAATTTTAGATGTTAGCAATAACAATCTCGattcattttctttgattttgccACAACTCAAAGAACTTTATATTTCCAGAAATAAGTTGAAGACTCTACCAGATGCCTCCTTCTTACCCGTGTTATCAGTTATGAGAATTAGcagaaatataataaatactttCTCAAAGGAACAACTTGATTCTTTTCAGCAACTGAAGACGTTGGAGGCCGGTGGCAACAACTTCATTTGCTCCTGTGACTTCCTGTCCTTCACACAGGGACAGCAGGCACTGGGCCGTGTCCTGGTCGACTGGCCCGATGACTACCGCTGTGACTCTCCCTCCCATGTGCGGGGCCAGCGGGTGCAGGACGCCCGGCTCTCCCTTTCTGAATGCCACAGGGCGGCCGTGGTGTCCGCAGCGTGCTGTGCCCTCTTCCTGTTGCTCCTGCTCACGGGGGTGCTGTGTCACCGTTTCCACGGACTGTGGTACATGAAGATGATGTGGGCGTGGCTGCAGGCCAAGAGGAAGCCCAGGAAGGCTCCCCGCAGGGACATCTGCTACGACGCCTTCGTGTCCTACAGCGAGCGGGATTCCTACTGGGTGGAGAACCTCATGGTCCAGGAGCTGGAGCACTTCAACCCTCCCTTTAAGCTGTGTCTTCATAAGCGAGACTTCATTCCTGGCAAGTGGATTATCGACAACATCATTGACTCCATTGAAAAGAGCCACAAAACCATCTTTGTGCTTTCGGAGAACTTTGTGAAGAGCGAGTGGTGCAAGTATGAGCTGGACTTCTCCCATTTCCGTCTCTTTGATGAGAACAATGATGCTGCCATTCTGATTCTGCTGGAGCCCATTGACAAGAAGGCCATTCCCCAGCGCTTCTGTAAGCTGCGGAAGATCATGAACACCAAGACCTACCTGGAGTGGCCCGTGGATGAGACTCAGCAGGAAGGGTTTTGGTTAAATTTGAGAGCTGCAATAAGGTCCTAG